A stretch of the uncultured Trichococcus sp. genome encodes the following:
- a CDS encoding YlbF family regulator gives MTQEQPIEGQAEAELRKLTEMLKKNEVIVRYQKAEVNAKENRSLEQLVEAIKSKQKEVAAFEHYAKPAAAEKTAAELADLNKQLQESIAVQQYREALWDANELLENVIGIIQRGIDAAIEKDDSKR, from the coding sequence TTGACCCAAGAACAGCCTATCGAAGGCCAGGCAGAAGCAGAATTGCGTAAACTGACCGAAATGCTGAAAAAAAATGAAGTAATCGTCCGCTATCAAAAGGCCGAAGTAAACGCAAAGGAAAACCGATCGCTGGAACAATTGGTCGAAGCCATCAAAAGCAAGCAAAAAGAAGTCGCGGCTTTTGAACATTACGCCAAACCGGCTGCGGCAGAAAAAACAGCCGCTGAATTAGCGGATCTGAACAAACAATTGCAGGAGAGCATAGCGGTCCAGCAATACCGGGAAGCTTTATGGGATGCCAACGAACTATTGGAAAACGTCATCGGCATCATCCAACGCGGCATCGATGCCGCTATCGAAAAAGATGACTCCAAAAGATAG